AGAGAgtgagttttgtatttttgccttACATTTATGTCCATTCCATCCAATTTGGTCAAGTTTGGTCTACTTCGGTCTATTTGGTCATTatggtccactttggtctattTCTGTCCAATTCAATCTACTTTAGTCCATTCCGTCCTCTATCActtttgtcaaaaaaagaaaagtccaTTCCATTTAGTTCAGTCAATTTCATTccaatttgatgatgatttgaGAGGAGAGGTTTGTGTAAAAAAATGAGctataattagttaattacttCATTAGCAATTATTTCACATTCTCAGTCTAATATTAGTAGgttcttcataattttttttttctaatataagtgttggaTTTACTTATATTTACTTACTCTTTAGTTATTCAATACGGATAGAGGATGAATCATTTGTAAGAATAATTAGAAACAAATTCTACCTAGaaattacattatttacaaaatatctcaccttatataataattgaatgtaaaatgAATTGTGTTtccttgaagaaaaaaaaaacttactaaatttaaaatactttcaaataacaaatacatatagcttaattttgaaaatctcatatATTGTATTAACTAtactttgttagaaaataatcacatcatTTAAGAATAGTTTTGATACTAACACTTATAAGTTtcatttacctttttttatacttggtctATTTggaatctgcttattttgctgaaactaaaaactttttactgagaatactgtaaataaaggtaaaagttggctgaaatagtatagtggaacccatgaatagtacaaaaaaatacagtgggacccataaatagtagcaaaaataagctaaatagcaAAATAAGCTGGCAAAATTAAGCCGTGCCAAAcggacacaaaaaaaaaaattgttaattctTTTGCACATCGCACACGTCTACGACAAGTCTATATAAAATTGAAGATTTTTGACTTTTGATTGacctaataatattttaacataaatttttgAGCTCTCACAATTTTATAGgtcaattctaaaaaataattttaattgattttaaattatattctatatttaaacccCTCAATTAGTAATTTAGAATCTTGTCAAGtgatattttctataaattttggaATAGATAGttctatataaaaatacaatcatACAAAATAAGCACTAATAATTGCCATAATTatgaaatttcatatttagactAATAAATGTCAGAatccttggtgcgatggtcactccacaagtataagtgcttgtgggatGTGGGGGACAAGGGTCAGAAAATCTatcttgtaatatatatatatatatatatatatatatatttagactAATAAATGCCACAATCATTATTAGTACCtattaataattaccataattatcaaattttcatatttatacaaaaaataagaaaggaaaaagaagaagaagataagttTGTTAAACATTTTTGTGTAGTGCATAGATTATTGACTAGTTTATACTACAATCATAATCATAGAGGGGGTCTATAAATAGGTTGTCATTGTAGAGTTATAGTTATTCTAAGTTCTAACAATATGCAGTTAGACTTTCTACTACTATAATATATCATAAAGATACAACACTCCTCTCACATTGGGGTGGATCTCATAATTGTGGGGGTGTGTGTCATTTTTGTATTgtataattattcaataattcAACTCGGTCTCTCCTCCACGGTTGATAACGAGTATTTTTATTATCGTTGATTTATCTTCTACAGTTGAATTTCTCAATGTGCCTGATGTCAATATGGGTTTCAGGGTGGAGACAGATTGATTTGAATTCATAAGAGGAATTCGGTAAAGGTACTGTGAGATAGAATGTGGTCGTTTGGGATTTTGGTTCAATTCTGAAGAGATAAATCAGTTAAGATGGAAGCCTAAGCAGTTTAGATTGGCTTTCATGTCactttagttttgaaaaatgatacTAAGAAAGGCATAAGCTTGTAAGTCTGAAATCCATCAGATAGTCCATTCTCATTATAAGTTGATCACTATTGCGTTAGGAAGGCAAGTGGATCTCTTCTCTTGTAGGGTTTGCATAGAGGATCTAACGTGCAATGGTTTTGTGTATGTCTTGCTATATCTAACTGTTTCTTTTGTAGTGGATTTTCTATGAGATTGTCTGTCCTTAAGGTGatgatttttcccttttaacAGTTGCTTCAtcggtttttcttttctccaaaTCATGTATTGCTTTTACATTTTCTTACTTTATGATTTGGTGCATTCTGAAATatggtaaaatataattatataactacagtaaaatataattatactgTGCACCACatatttgaaataatttgattatattataattaataattccGCTGCAAATTTAACAAAGGCATCAAAACCGGAATTCATAAAGTTTTGGCATGAAGTATTGTTATGAAACTAGAGACTAAAGCAACCTCATCAACTCTTCTAAAAAGATTCCgtttattttacacaaaaaacctactttttctattttataccattatttttataaaataccCACATCAATTCATCTATTAtacactatattttatataaataatatttttataagttgaagagagagagaaagtagaAAAGAGAATGTGAAGGGAGAGaaataatactaaaataatGTATGGAAGAGCTACAGTAACTgtgtatatatgcacggttactgtagcacttgtgcatttatgcacaattttacactctctgatgtgggttttttttttttttttttggtcaaaatatgtaaaataaactactttttgtattttgcaagacTTTCAAGAACTCTAATACAATTAAGAAGTAATACTAATTTATACTTTCCTTAGATTTGAAAATGTACCAAATTCTTCGCTATATCATTGCCTTATGCTGGCGTGTGGAATGCTAAAGAGTCATTGACACTCAAAAAATTGGTTTCCACAGCAGATTGTTTTAGTTAAGCTATCTTGGTAGGTTGGAATTTGAACAGGCTTCAAGTCTTGTTGAGAAGGTAAACTAACCCGAGGTTCTCACATATGCATCCCCAACTACATCTCATCAAACACTTGGAACCCTTCAACATTCCACTCTATAAATGCCAATTAGAATTTCATGCTTTCAACTCACAACAGAAATAGAAGTTCCCCTTATATATTCAGAAAAGTCTAGCTAGGTCTCTCTAATCCTATCAAACAATGGCTAGTTGCAAGCATGTTTTCATGTTGGCTTTAATTGTAACACTGTCTTTGTCAAGCATAAATATGAGCTTCGCAGCTCGTCAACTATTGCAAACGCCTGCAGCTCCACCCCCAGCGTTGACGCTGCCTACAGTTCCATCTCTGCCAACATTGCCTCCATTGCCCTCAGTGCCAACACTGCCTCAAGCTACATCGCCACCACTGCCTAGCACTCCATTGCCAACTTTGCCAACTCAACCAACTCTGCCAAGGACCACATTGCCACCATTGCCAAGCACCCAAATCCCCTCCTTACCTAATCCGACTTTGCCAACAGTTCCTAAGGTGACTCTTCCTCCTCTGCCAGCCACTCCATTGCCCACCATCCCTACAACAATCCCATCAATCCCTACCATTCCAACCACAATTCCATCTATTCCTTTCTTCTCCCCACCCCCATCAAACTGATCTAGTTGTCCTTGAAGCACGGCAGCCTATTGGGCCATTCACTTTCTCCTAGTTTGCTGGGCTTCTTGAAGCTTTTCTCGAGTGTGTTGGGCTTGGAGCCTGCCTtgtctctatatattttttgcttatAGGCTGAAGTGGGTTTGTAATAGTATTTCTTTGTATTGTCATTGTAGGGTTATTATTTACTCATTTCAGTATGACTTTGGATTattattggtatttttttttttaataattgtaatAGCATTTATTTGTATATCTCGTTGTAGAGTTATGTTTTCCTCATTTCAGTATGACTTGGATTATTATCGGgttgtttgtctttttttctttctttttttaataaatattggGTTGTTTATCCATATAtactatatgatttttttatctatatattataaaaccgaagcctctaaCCAATAGTTGACTCTTTTTAGAGCTCTCACATTTTTACACATcagcattatttataaattaaaaaaaaaaaaaaaacctacttaaACTGAGAAGACAGCTGGgttaatttattataatgatGAGCCTCTAGCTTATATCCACTACTAACATGCTTTACTTCCAttactaaaagaaaatataatatatatttttttttaagggaagaGAAGAATATACTACCTTATtcctttgaaaatttaataatagaaGTGCAAAAACTTCCGTCCCAAACAATGCTACCATATAGGCTGGTCCATCTATATGAAGATGATTACAGTTACAGAGAAGATAATGTTAATACTGATTCTGATCCTCATGAAaacaacatgaaaaatataccaCATTAGTTCTCGCCCAAGGCCCAAAGCTCTGTCCGAATGTATTTTAAATTCTTgatgtaaaagaaaattcaaggaACAAGTGCTCTCTAGTTTCAATTGTGCACCTGtagtaaacataaaaaaaagtcttttattTGTCCAATTCAAAGTGAGATAAttgaaacataaaattttaagttgaaaggattttggtttttgattactaaaCTGCAATATTTTCTATCTGGCTACAACTGTAGACAATTTGGCCAACCCGACATCCCTTCCGCAACCTCATCTACTTTTAGGCTTTTGGACTTTTATGTTGGAAGCCAATAGAAAATCCAAGTATCGGATTTCGAGTTAGGAGTTTGGAATAcaagaagttaaaaataaaattttaaataaacattcatttaatTCAACAAACACACAAagttcaaacaaacaaacactattacatattttgtacagacccttctctctctctctctctctctctttgaattaggtttgtaattggctaatcaatcaatcaatcaatagaTATATAAAAGCATAGACCTTATGTGGGAGATAATGAAGATCTGTCATGTAGCGGTCCTTTTGAAGAGTTTACTTCGTccacatttctcttcttttcatgtcttttagcataccTAAATAGCTTCCTTAGAGTAGTTCTCCTTTCCATTTACCTTCCACTTCAcctaaatttttaataagtGCCATGCTCTCTCATTTAAAAGGGTGAATATCCTTATCTTACAAGGAATTACAATACTTTTCATTTACCCGGCCTTGTACGTATCGGATTTAGGCTTTTCATCTCCACCCTCACATGTGACTATTGCACTGCCTAACTCCtattctcattcttcttctatAAGTACTAGAACTAGAATACAAATGCAAAAGCATTAATGTGAAGAAGGCAAGGTTAAAAGTATATTGAACCTTGTGGGTTGTGCTCACATTGGGAACCACCATTCGTATTTCTATCCTCAACTTGCTGGTACTCT
This sequence is a window from Quercus lobata isolate SW786 unplaced genomic scaffold, ValleyOak3.0 Primary Assembly Scq3eQI_1865, whole genome shotgun sequence. Protein-coding genes within it:
- the LOC115973082 gene encoding protein PELPK1-like, whose translation is MASCKHVFMLALIVTLSLSSINMSFAARQLLQTPAAPPPALTLPTVPSLPTLPPLPSVPTLPQATSPPLPSTPLPTLPTQPTLPRTTLPPLPSTQIPSLPNPTLPTVPKVTLPPLPATPLPTIPTTIPSIPTIPTTIPSIPFFSPPPSN